Proteins encoded by one window of Amaranthus tricolor cultivar Red isolate AtriRed21 chromosome 4, ASM2621246v1, whole genome shotgun sequence:
- the LOC130810670 gene encoding uncharacterized protein LOC130810670: MCIDGCFLKTFLGGMLLSTVGRDPNEQMYPLAWAVVEGVNNDSWQCFISKLKKCVPHDNGKEWIVISDEHQYTVVICIYIVVYAVIYIVYCCLCCDLYSNIVIHLSIVQSILRAVQLELPKAEHRHCARHIYANWNKSFKGEDMKLLFWRCVKAYNLADFEEAISEMEDVNPVFVDAFKKCGPHLFCRSFVKLEGKCDVILSNMVETFNNYIMNVRSHHLIDMLEEIRSMLIKRMANKKEEALMKWKGLLCPKVQKTLDSEKQEAAKCIVIPSTSTRFQVAHYMDVLEVDIETKTCTCRKWDLRGIPCCHGVASIFYLYKEVESYVDQCYTKEAYLRAYEGNINPCIGERHWPKIDKPIDPPPMKIGLGRPRKNRVKGPHEDPKKPGKLSRHGLQMTCGICNKVGHSKRKCPKKGKVIEQPSPLKRSRGRPKKIVDVATSTPELSHHNMSAQPSSLGKGNRTIRIGEGSRGDKTGSASGRSGVTTAKRGKPRKNPTEIISTQASTTKN; the protein is encoded by the exons ATGTGTATTGATGGTTGTTTTCTAAAAACATTCTTGGGAGGAATGCTATTAAGTACAGTTGGGAGAGATCCTAACGAGCAAATGTATCCATTGGCTTGGGCTGTTGTTGAGGGTGTAAACAATGATTCATGGCAGTGTTTTATTTCTAAATTGAAGAAGTGTGTGCCTCATGATAATGGTAAAGAGTGGATAGTAATATCAGATGAACACCAG TATACTGTTGTGATTTGTATA TATATTGTTGTTTATGCTGTGATTTATATAGTATACTGTTGTTTATGCTGTgatttatatagtaatatagtAATACACTTATCTATTGTACAGAGCATTTTGAGGGCAGTCCAACTTGAGCTTCCAAAAGCAGAACATAGGCATTGTGCTAGGCACATCTACGCAAATTGGAACAAGTCATTCAAAGGAGAAGACATGAAATTACTGTTTTGGAGATGTGTCAAAGCATACAACTTGGCTGATTTTGAGGAAGCAATTAGTGAGATGGAGGATGTAAATCCGGTTTTTGTTGATGCCTTTAAGAAATGTGGTCCACACTTGTTTTGTAGATCTTTTGTCAAACTAGAAGGAAAGTGTGATGTTATTTTGAGCAATATGGTCGAAACTTTTAACAATTACATTATGAATGTTAGATCACATCATTTAATAGATATGCTTGAAGAAATTAGATCAATGCTAATAAAGAGGATGGCTAATAAAAAGGAAGAGGCGTTGATGAAGTGGAAGGGTTTGTTATGTCCAAAGGTACAAAAAACGTTAGATTCAGAGAAGCAAGAAGCAGCTAAGTGCATTGTCATTCCTTCAACATCAACTCGTTTCCAAGTAGCGCATTATATGGATGTTTTAGAGGTTGATATTGAAACTAAAACTTGCACTTGCAGGAAATGGGATTTAAGAGGGATTCCATGTTGTCATGGAGTTGCATCTATTTTTTACTTGTATAAGGAGGTTGAGTCATACGTTGATCAGTGCTACACTAAAGAGGCTTATTTGAGAGCCTATGAAGGAAACATCAATCCTTGTATTGGCGAGAGGCATTGGCCTAAAATTGACAAACCAATCGATCCTCCTCCAATGAAGATTGGTCTTGGTAGACCACGAAAAAACAGAGTCAAGGGTCCGCATGAAGATCCTAAAAAACCAGGAAAGCTCTCAAGACACGGTCTTCAAATGACATGTGGCATTTGCAATAAGGTTGGACATAGCAAAAGAAAGTGTCCGAAAAAGGGTAAAGTGATTGAGCAACCATCTCCATTGAAGAGAAGTAGAGGAAGaccaaaaaaaattgttgatgTAGCAACCAGCACACCAGAGTTATCCCATCACAACATGTCTGCACAACCTAGTTCTTTAGGTAAAGGCAACAGGACAATTAGAATAGGGGAAGGGAGTAGAGGGGATAAGACTGGTAGTGCAAGCGGAAGGAGTGGTGTCACTACTGCTAAAAGGGGAAAGCCAAGGAAGAACCCTACTGAAATAATATCAACCCAAGCATCGACAACAAAGAATTGA